A region of Bacteroidota bacterium DNA encodes the following proteins:
- the cobS gene encoding adenosylcobinamide-GDP ribazoletransferase — protein sequence MSDAETFRPPALDPPPSTGWRGVARVPLTAVMFLTRLPCPAWVGHDAPTLSRSAVYFPAVGALVGGFGAAAYGLASLAFAPAFAAAAALAATVWLTGAFHEDALGDTFDGFGGGWQPDEILRIMRDSRLGTYGTVALVITLGARWMALASLAPPAILGALIGAHALARWTALPLILWLPYVRETGTGKPFAASMTPGRLVVGSALALGLAALALGWALVPVGLTVACVTLVGGWYSRSRIGGMTGDVLGAVNGLSELAVYLVLLGDWSGAWGRIAALVGGLT from the coding sequence GTGAGCGACGCCGAGACCTTCCGCCCGCCCGCTCTCGACCCACCGCCCTCAACCGGCTGGCGGGGCGTCGCCCGCGTCCCGCTGACGGCCGTGATGTTCCTGACCCGGCTCCCGTGCCCGGCCTGGGTCGGCCACGACGCCCCGACGCTGTCGCGCTCGGCGGTCTACTTTCCCGCCGTCGGCGCGCTCGTCGGCGGGTTCGGGGCGGCGGCGTATGGCCTGGCCTCGCTCGCCTTCGCGCCGGCGTTTGCAGCGGCGGCAGCGCTCGCGGCGACGGTGTGGCTTACGGGGGCGTTCCACGAAGACGCCCTCGGCGACACGTTCGATGGGTTCGGCGGCGGCTGGCAGCCGGACGAGATCCTCCGCATCATGCGCGACAGCCGGCTCGGGACGTACGGGACGGTGGCGCTTGTGATCACGCTTGGTGCCCGGTGGATGGCCCTCGCCAGCCTCGCCCCGCCAGCGATCCTCGGCGCGCTCATCGGGGCGCACGCCCTCGCCCGGTGGACGGCGCTCCCGCTCATCCTGTGGCTCCCATACGTCCGCGAGACCGGGACGGGCAAGCCGTTCGCGGCGAGCATGACGCCGGGCCGGCTCGTCGTCGGGAGCGCGCTCGCGCTCGGGCTGGCGGCGCTCGCGCTCGGGTGGGCGCTCGTCCCGGTCGGCCTGACGGTCGCCTGCGTCACGCTCGTCGGCGGGTGGTACTCGCGTTCGAGGATCGGGGGGATGACGGGCGACGTGCTCGGGGCCGTCAACGGGCTTTCGGAGCTGGCGGTCTACCTCGTCCTCCTCGGCGACTGGTCCGGCGCTTGGGGACGGATAGCCGCGCTCGTGGGGGGACTGACGTGA